A stretch of Lactuca sativa cultivar Salinas chromosome 6, Lsat_Salinas_v11, whole genome shotgun sequence DNA encodes these proteins:
- the LOC111890574 gene encoding glutamate receptor 2.7-like: MKILMVSQSEITMILFIRSFLRSNYVEFTLPYSESGVSMLVPNKVDDSKNMWIFMRPLEMELWITIGGFFIYIGFVVWVLEHRVNKEFRGPPHQQVGMIFWFSFSTLVFAHSNKNVNIRKQLDQR, translated from the exons ATGAAAATCCTAATGGTGAGCCAATCGGAGATTACAATGATCTTGTTTATCAGATCTTTCTTGAG ATCAAACTATGTTGAGTTCACTTTGCCATACTCCGAGTCTGGAGTTTCAATGCTTGTTCCGAATAAGGTTGATGATAGTAAGAACATGTGGATCTTCATGAGACCTCTAGAAATGGAGTTGTGGATAACAATTGGAGGATTCTTCATCTACATTGGATTTGTTGTTTGGGTTCTAGAGCATCGTGTAAACAAAGAGTTTCGTGGCCCTCCTCATCAACAAGTCGGAATGATCTTCTGGTTTTCCTTCTCCACCCTTGTCTTTGCACATAGTAACAAAAATGTGAATATACGAAAACAACTGGATCAGAGATGA